The following proteins are encoded in a genomic region of Sparus aurata chromosome 23, fSpaAur1.1, whole genome shotgun sequence:
- the cnp gene encoding 2',3'-cyclic-nucleotide 3'-phosphodiesterase produces MDTEKSDEVLHASETPQPEETVMEKEVVSKLETAEETEKPPAADEDIEQMAVNGHDTEVVTSQTEDIIVPETVAVPAEEPKMEIEDNLPTVTSEAVSVPVEVTPPEPVESSETISDPEPENIQPEQPPVPENDPEPLPVQTPLAESAPEPEPEKLAETVPEAELEKQTLPEPVMMQQPVDTQPPSQEEKESEQMETETELKTTMDAVAEEVAKMSVTDTEKPAETVAVTVASPDKTAVTVSVTEASPEKLAETVLATEASPEKPAATMPVTEASPEKPKEAAAVKEEASAETENVKPAEDKKEPEKSVESDTVKGAEAATEGKGGKSEKDAEPQQEEDPAPAPGSLSFALLEREQTKDALRISRTLVVLRGLPGSGKSFLARAIADTYKELCSVISADDHGVKPESPESSVEGYKALDEAVVARCSAGTSSPLLLVVDDTNHTQDRLARLGEIAEQHNLVAVFLEPRTEWRRDVAQLIKKTKRGLEEAKLEAMRGPIEEMSLPLYFGWFLLSSVQDKVRCTSMDFLKTLDTLEAFKKHLIDFTGKAEKEVDLEQYFQAKGTLHCTTKFCDYGKAEGAKEYAQIPAVNDLYGSVFELSLSALFVTPRTVGARVSLTEEQLVLWPADAEKEVESAASLPLGSRAHVTLGCAEGVEPVQTGLDLLDILALQQGGQQGELVEEMELGSLTYYGEGRWLLSLREPICAPACFSSFYECKGLELTAKGPEKKKKQKCAIL; encoded by the exons ATGGATACTGAAAAGAGCGACGAGGTTTTACATGCGTCAGAGACTCCACAGCCAGAGGAGACTGTAATGGAAAAAGAGGTTGTGTCCAAACTGGAGACAGCGGAGGAGACTGAGAAGCCACCAGCTGCTGACGAAGACATTGAGCAGATGGCAGTGAATGGTCATGATACTGAAGTCGTAACTTCCCAAACAGAAGACATAATTGTACCAGAAACTGTTGCAGTGCCTGCAGAAGAACCAAAAATGGAGATTGAGGATAACTTGCCCACAGTAACATCTGAAGCTGTGTCGGTGCCTGTTGAGGTCACACCACCAGAACCAGTTGAGTCATCTGAAACAATCTCTGACCCAGAACCTGAAAACATCCAGCCTGAACAGCCGCCTGTGCCAGAGAACGACCCAGAACCTTTGCCTGTGCAAACGCCTCTGGCAGAGAGTGCTCCTGAACCAGAGCCAGAGAAATTGGCAGAAACGGTTCCAGAAGCCGAACTAGAAAAGCAAACATTACCTGAACCAGTCATGATGCAGCAACCAGTGGATACACAACCACCCAGCCAAGAGGAGAAAGAGTCAGAACAAATGGAAACGGAAACAGAACTGAAGACTACAATGGATGCTGTGGCAGAAGAAGTTGCCAAAATGTCTGTGACGGATACAGAAAAACCAGCAGAAACCGTGGCAGTGACGGTAGCTTCCCCTGATAAAACGGCAGTAACCGTGTCAGTGACTGAAGCTTCCCCAGAAAAACTGGCAGAAACTGTGTTGGCGACAGAAGCCTCCCCAGAAAAACCAGCAGCAACTATGCCGGTGACAGAGGCTTCCCCAGAAAAGCCaaaagaagctgcagcagtaaaGGAGGAGGCATCTgctgaaactgaaaatgttaaacCTGCTGAGGACAAGAAGGAACCGGAAAAATCAGTTGAGTCTGATACTGTGAAGGGGGCTGAGGCGGCAACAGAAGGCAAAGGTGGTAAATCTGAGAAAGATGCTGAGCCTCAACAGGAAGAGGATCCAGCCCCTGCACCGGGCTCCCTGTCCTTTGCCTTGCTGGAGCGAGAGCAGACCAAAGACGCCCTTCGAATCTCTCGTACCCTTGTTGTCCTCAGAGGCCTTCCAGGAAGCGGTAAGAGCTTCTTGGCTCGTGCCATCGCTGATACCTACAAAGAGCTCTGCTCAGTAATCAGTGCTGACGACCACGGTGTGAAGCCAGAGAGTCCAGAATCATCCGTGGAAGGATACAAGGCTCTGGATGAGGCTGTGGTGGCCCGCTGCAGTGCAGGAACATCTTCCCCTCTGCTGCTGGTTGTGGACGACACCAACCACACCCAGGATCGGCTGGCCCGCCTGGGGGAGATTGCGGAGCAACACAATCTAGTCGCTGTCTTTTTGGAGCCCCGTACTGAGTGGCGAAGAGATGTAGCACAGCTGATCAAGAAGACCAAGCGTGGACTGGAGGAGGCCAAACTGGAAGCCATGAGGGGTCCAATTGAGGAAATGTCCCTTCCTCTTTACTTTGGCTGGTTTCTTCTCTCCTCCGTCCAGGACAAGGTCAGGTGCACATCGATGGACTTCCTGAAAACGCTGGACACCCTGGAGGCCTTCAAGAAACACCTGATTGACT TCACTGGGAAAGCTGAGAAGGAGGTGGATTTGGAACAGTACTTTCAAGCCAAAGGGACCCTCCACTGCACTACAAAATTCTGCGACTATGGAAAAGCAGAGGGTGCCAAAGAGTATGCACAGATTCCA GCAGTCAACGATCTTTATGGTTCTGTGTTCGAGCTGTCACTGAGCGCTCTCTTTGTCACTCCTCGCACCGTTGGGGCCAGAGTGTCCCTCACCGAGGAGCAGCTTGTGCTGTGGCCAGCCGATGCCGAAAAGGAGGTTGAGTCCGCCGCCTCCCTGCCTCTGGGAAGCCGAGCCCATGTTACTCTGGGTTGCGCAGAGGGTGTTGAGCCGGTTCAAACAGGTCTGGATCTGCTCGATATCCTGGCACTGCAGCAGGGCGGCCAACAGGGGGAGCTTGTGGAGGAGATGGAGCTCGGATCGCTGACCTATTACGGCGAAGGAAGGTGGCTGCTGAGTCTCAGAGAGCCGATCTGCGCACCGGCCTGCTTCTCCAGCTTCTATGAGTGCAAGGGGCTCGAGCTGACCGCAAAAggaccagagaagaagaagaagcaaaagTGCGCCATACTGTAA